CTCAAAGCTATCCCCGGCGTAATGGGCGTGGTACAAAGCGAGGGTCAGTGCCAGGTCATCATCGGTAACACCGTCTCCCAGGCCTATGCTGAAGTCATTAAACTGCTGCCTGCCAGCGCGCAAACCCGGCCCGAAGCGCCGAAAGGCAAACTCACGCTAAAACGCATCGGTGCGGGCATCCTTGATGCACTGATCGGCACCATGTCGCCGCTGATCCCGGCGATTATCGGCGGATCGATGGTAAAACTGCTGGCGATGATCCTCAGCATGACCGGCCTGTTTGCCAAAGATTCCTCTACGCTGGCGATCCTCAACTTCATTGGCGACGGCGCTTTCTTCTTCCTGCCGATCATGGTGGCCGCCTCCGCCGCGATAAAATTCAAAACCAACATGTCGCTGGCAATCGCTATCGCTGGCGTGCTGGTACACCCTGGCTTTATCGAACTGATGGCAAAAGCGGCGCAGGGGCAGCCGGTAGAATTCTTTGGGCTGCCCGTCACGGCGGTAAAATATACCTACACCGTTATACCGGCGCTCTGCATGACCTGGATCCTCTCATGGATCGAAAAATGGGTGGATAAAATTACTCCGGCCGTCACCAAAAACTTCCTTAAACCGATGCTGATCGTCCTGATCGCTGCACCGATCGCCATCATGCTGATCGGCCCGATCGGTATCTGGATCGGCAGCGGTATCTCAGCGGTGGTCTACACCATCCATCACTATCTTGGCTGGCTATCGGTGGCCATTATGGGCGCGCTCTGGCCGCTGCTGGTAATGACCGGTATGCACCGCGTCTTTACACCCACCATCATCCAGACCATCGCGGAAACCGGCAAAGAGGGCATGGTTATGCCCTCGGAAATCGGCGCTAACCTCTCGCTGGGCGGATCGTCGCTGGCGGTGGCCTGGCGCACCAAAAACCCGGAGCTGCGTCAGACCGCATTGGCTGCCGCTGCCTCCGCGATTGTGGCCGGGATCTCTGAACCGGCATTGTATGGCGTGGCGGTACGGCTCAAACGCCCGCTTATCGCCAGCCTGATTAGCGGCTTCCTCTGTGGCACGGTAGCCGGACTGGCCGGGCTGGCAAGTCATTCGATGGCGGCTCCGGGGCTGTTCACCAGCGTCCAGTTCTTCGATCCCGCTAACCCAATGAGCATCGTCTGGGTCTTTGCGGTGATGGCGCTGGCGATCGTTATCTCTTTTATCACCACCTTAATTTTGGGCTTTGAGGATATCCCGGTAGAGACGCCGCAAAAGGCGGTGACGCCTGCCGACTGGCCCACCGCTTCTCAGGCCGTTAAATCGCATTAACAGAGGATATATATGGAAACCAAATTTCCCGCTGGATTTTTATGGGGCGGCGCGATAGCGGCGAATCAGGCCGAAGGTGCCTGGCGCGAGGGCGGAAAAGGCCCGGCAACGGTGGATATGATCCCGCATGGCAAAGATCGGCTGGCGGTCAAGCTGGGACAGCAAAAGCGCTTTAGCTGGCGTGACGATGAATTCTATCCTTCACATGAGGCGATCGACTTTTATCATCGCTATAAAGAAGATATCGCGCTGATGGCAGAAATGGGCTTTACGGTTTTTCGCACCTCGATTGCCTGGAGCCGCCTCTATCCGCAGGGCGATGAGCTGACGCCAAACGAAGCGGGCATCGCGTTTTATCGCGAGCTGTTTTCAGAGTGCAAAAAATATCATATCGAACCGCTGGTCACCCTCTGCCATTTTGATATGCCGATGCATCTGGTCAAAGAGTATGGTGCCTGGCGCAGCCGTAAAACCATCGACTTCTTTACCCGCTACGCGCGCACCTGTTTCGAGGCCTTTGACGGCCTGGTAAAATACTGGCTTACCTTTAATGAAATCAATATTCTGCTGCACAGCCCGTTTTCCGGGGCGGGGCTGGTATTTGAGGAGCATGAAGACCCGCAGCAGGTTAAATATCAGGCGGCGCATCATGAGCTGATCGCCAGCGCGCTGGCAACCAAGATCGCCCATGAGATCAATCCACAAAATCAGGTGGGCTGCATGCTGGCGGGCGGCAACTTCTATCCTTACTCCTGCAAGCCAGAAGATGTGTGGGCAGCGCTGGAAAAAGATCGGGAAAACCTCTTTTTTATCGACGTGCAGGCACGCGGTGCTTATCCCGCATGGACCCGCCGTATGTTCCGTGAGCAGGGGATCGCTATCGAAACGCTGCCGGGCGATGATGACATTCTGAAACATACCGTCGATTTCGTCTCCTTCAGCTACTACGCCTCACGTTGCGCTTCGGCAGAAATGAACAACGGCAATACCAGCGCCGCCAACGTGGTGAAATCGCTGAAAAACCCCTGGGTGGAAGCCAGCGAGTGGGGCTGGGGTATCGATCCCTTAGGGCTACGTATCACCATGAATATGATGTATGACCGCTACCAGAAACCCTTATTTCTGGTGGAAAACGGGCTGGGCGCAAAAGATGAGCCGGATGCCAGCGGCAATATTCACGATGATTATCGCATCAGCTATTTGCGTGAACATATTCGAGCGCTGGCGGAAGCGATTGATGATGGTATTCCCGTTATCGGTTATACCAGTTGGGGCTGTATTGACCTGGTTTCTGCTTCAACGGGAGAAATGAGCAAACGCTACGGCTTTATTTATGTCGATCGCGATGACCAGGGAAAAGGTACGTTAGCGCGCCGCCGTAAAAAATCGTTCTGGTGGTATAAAAAAGTTATTGCCAGTAACGGGGCCGATCTGGATTAATTCAAACGGGCCAGAGATGGCCCGTTTCCCTTGAAAAACCACGATATTACCTCCTTCCTCTTCGCTGCCACGACTCTGTCATATCCTTTAAATCAGTTTCAATGTGGGATTATAATCATCAAAAAACAAACTATTACTCTTCAATAAGTAACCTGAGTAAATTACCACATTTTTATCGCACAAAATTTTAGTTTTAAGAATCTTCCTGGGGTTTTGGAATTGGATATTCCTTGCTTATTTATTTTTTATTCCGGGTGTTTTTAAAAAAAATAAGCATATGAAAATAATATGATGAGAATCACTCTTTTGCATCTATATATTTCTCAATGTTACTGGCAGAAATAAAACTTTTCTGCTTTATCTGATATTTGCGTCGATATGTTTCGTGCGGCGTTTCATTTTTATTGCACGTTGAAGCAACTCAAAAATAAAACATCTGAAACCAAGAACGGACGGTATCTGCAATGATAAAGAAAGGCAGAAGGTTGACTGTACCTCAGCGCGTATTACGTTCTGAGTTAACGGGGCGGCAGGTGCGCTATAGCGCGCTGGCAGCGGCAGTTTATCTTGGCGCAGTCGGCCCGGCGATCGCAGCCAGTTACATTGAGCAGGGTGTAGCGGGCAATGCGTCCAGCTGGCGCAGCAGTGAATTCAATGCCGAGTGGGGACTGGGCGCAATTCATGCTGACGAAGCCTATGCCGCTGGCTACAGCGGTAAAGGCATTAAGCTCGGAATCTTCGATCAGCCGGTTTATGCGCAGCACCCGGAATTTGTTGGCGCGAATAAAGTAATCAATCTGGTTACCGAAGGCGTTCGCGCCTACACCGATCCCTATATTCCGGTAAAAGCGGGCGATGCCTTTAGGTATGACGGTACGCCCAGCCCCGATTCTGACGGCGAACTGGGCACGCACGGCACGCACGTTGGCGGTATCGCCGCAGGCAGCCGCGACGGTGGTGAAATGCACGGCGTGGCCTGGGGGGCGCAGATCGTCAGCGCGGAGAACGGCGATCCCGGCCCGGAAGATGGCATTGTCCTCGGTAATGATGGTGCCGTGTATAAGGCGGGTTGGGATGCGCTGCGCGAAAGCGGCGTGCGTATTATCAATAACAGCTGGGGGATCGGCATCACTGACCAATTCTCACAGGGCGGGCGCGATCCCGCTTATCCGAACTTTACCGTCAGCGATGCACAAAAGCAGTTCGATCAGATCAAACAGATCCTCGGTACGGTGCCGGGCGGTGCCTACCAGGGCGCGATCGATGCGGCACGCAGCGGCATCGTTACCATCTTTGCCGCCGGGAACGACTATAACCTTAATAACCCGGATGCAATGGGCGGACTGGCTTACTTTGTGCCGGATATCGCGCCAAACTGGCTGACCGTTGCCAGCCTGCAACAGGAAGAGGAAGGTTACACCATCAGCACCTTCTCCTCGCGCTGCGGCTATACCGCCAGCTTCTGCGTATCGGCACCGGGATCGCGCGTCTACAGCTCGATTATTGAAGGCACCAATGCCGATGATTTAACCACCGGCTACGCCAAATTCAGCGGGACATCAATGGCGGCTCCGCACGTTGCGGGCAGTATCGCGGTGCTGATGGAGCGTTTTCCCTATATGACTGGCGCGCAGGTGGCGCAGGTGCTGAAAACCACCACGGTTGATATGGGCGAGGCGGGCATCGACGCGCTGTACGGCTGGGGCATGATCGATTTAGGCAAAGCGATCCACGGGCCGGGTATGTTCTACACCGTAGAGGATATCCCTGAAGCGTTTCGCATACCGGATCCGGACGGCACCGCCTACGGATCGACGCAGTTTGTTGCCAATATCCCCGGCATCGGGGCAACGGTAGACGCTGACAAACGTTATGCGCGCCTGTGTGAAG
The sequence above is a segment of the Mixta intestinalis genome. Coding sequences within it:
- the ascF gene encoding PTS cellobiose/arbutin/salicin transporter subunit IIBC, producing MAKNHAAISRAILAAIGGDNNVVAVTHCMTRLRFVLNDSRAVNGAELKAIPGVMGVVQSEGQCQVIIGNTVSQAYAEVIKLLPASAQTRPEAPKGKLTLKRIGAGILDALIGTMSPLIPAIIGGSMVKLLAMILSMTGLFAKDSSTLAILNFIGDGAFFFLPIMVAASAAIKFKTNMSLAIAIAGVLVHPGFIELMAKAAQGQPVEFFGLPVTAVKYTYTVIPALCMTWILSWIEKWVDKITPAVTKNFLKPMLIVLIAAPIAIMLIGPIGIWIGSGISAVVYTIHHYLGWLSVAIMGALWPLLVMTGMHRVFTPTIIQTIAETGKEGMVMPSEIGANLSLGGSSLAVAWRTKNPELRQTALAAAASAIVAGISEPALYGVAVRLKRPLIASLISGFLCGTVAGLAGLASHSMAAPGLFTSVQFFDPANPMSIVWVFAVMALAIVISFITTLILGFEDIPVETPQKAVTPADWPTASQAVKSH
- a CDS encoding 6-phospho-beta-glucosidase, which translates into the protein METKFPAGFLWGGAIAANQAEGAWREGGKGPATVDMIPHGKDRLAVKLGQQKRFSWRDDEFYPSHEAIDFYHRYKEDIALMAEMGFTVFRTSIAWSRLYPQGDELTPNEAGIAFYRELFSECKKYHIEPLVTLCHFDMPMHLVKEYGAWRSRKTIDFFTRYARTCFEAFDGLVKYWLTFNEINILLHSPFSGAGLVFEEHEDPQQVKYQAAHHELIASALATKIAHEINPQNQVGCMLAGGNFYPYSCKPEDVWAALEKDRENLFFIDVQARGAYPAWTRRMFREQGIAIETLPGDDDILKHTVDFVSFSYYASRCASAEMNNGNTSAANVVKSLKNPWVEASEWGWGIDPLGLRITMNMMYDRYQKPLFLVENGLGAKDEPDASGNIHDDYRISYLREHIRALAEAIDDGIPVIGYTSWGCIDLVSASTGEMSKRYGFIYVDRDDQGKGTLARRRKKSFWWYKKVIASNGADLD